Proteins encoded by one window of Canis lupus dingo isolate Sandy chromosome 10, ASM325472v2, whole genome shotgun sequence:
- the KDELR3 gene encoding ER lumen protein-retaining receptor 3 isoform X2, whose product MPRRRRLDARYLDLFTNFISIYNTVMKVVFLLCAYVTVYMIYGKFRKTFDSENDTFRLEFLLVPVIGLSFLENYSFTPLEILWTFSIYLESVAILPQLFMISKTGEAETITTHYLFFLGLYRALYLANWIRRYQTENFYDQIAVVSGVVQTIFYCDFFYLYVTKVLKGKKLSLPMPI is encoded by the exons ATGCCCCGCCGGAGGAGGCTGGATGCCAG GTACCTGGACCTGTTCACCAACTTCATCTCCATCTACAACACAGTCATGAAG GTGGTTTTTCTCCTCTGTGCCTATGTCACAGTGTACATGATCTATGGGAAGTTTCGGAAGACCTTTGACAGTGAGAATGATACGTTCCGCCTGGAGTTTCTTCTGGTCCCTGTCATTGGCCTCTCCTTCCTTGAGAACTACAGTTTCACTCCCCTGGAG ATCCTCTGGACTTTCTCTATCTACCTGGAATCAGTGGCCATCCTGCCCCAGCTCTTCATGATCAGTAAAACTGGAGAGGCTGAAACCATTACTACTCACTACTTGTTCTTTCTTGGGCTGTACCGGGCACTCTACTTAGCTAACTGGATCAGGCGGTACCAGACTGAAAACTTCTATGACCAAATTGCAGTCGTGTCTGGAGTAGTACAAACCATCTTCTACTGCGATTTCTTCTACTTGTATGTGACCAAAG tccTTAAAGGAAAGAAGTTAAGTCTTCCAATGCCCATTTGA
- the KDELR3 gene encoding ER lumen protein-retaining receptor 3 isoform X1, producing the protein MNVFRILGDLSHLLAMILLLGKIWRSKCCSGISGKSQILFALVFTTRYLDLFTNFISIYNTVMKVVFLLCAYVTVYMIYGKFRKTFDSENDTFRLEFLLVPVIGLSFLENYSFTPLEILWTFSIYLESVAILPQLFMISKTGEAETITTHYLFFLGLYRALYLANWIRRYQTENFYDQIAVVSGVVQTIFYCDFFYLYVTKVLKGKKLSLPMPI; encoded by the exons ATGAACGTGTTCCGGATCCTCGGAGACCTGAGCCACCTCCTGGCCATGATCTTGCTCCTGGGGAAGATCTGGAGGTCCAAGTGCTGCTCCG GGATCTCTGGGAAGAGCCAGATCCTTTTTGCTCTCGTCTTCACCACCAGGTACCTGGACCTGTTCACCAACTTCATCTCCATCTACAACACAGTCATGAAG GTGGTTTTTCTCCTCTGTGCCTATGTCACAGTGTACATGATCTATGGGAAGTTTCGGAAGACCTTTGACAGTGAGAATGATACGTTCCGCCTGGAGTTTCTTCTGGTCCCTGTCATTGGCCTCTCCTTCCTTGAGAACTACAGTTTCACTCCCCTGGAG ATCCTCTGGACTTTCTCTATCTACCTGGAATCAGTGGCCATCCTGCCCCAGCTCTTCATGATCAGTAAAACTGGAGAGGCTGAAACCATTACTACTCACTACTTGTTCTTTCTTGGGCTGTACCGGGCACTCTACTTAGCTAACTGGATCAGGCGGTACCAGACTGAAAACTTCTATGACCAAATTGCAGTCGTGTCTGGAGTAGTACAAACCATCTTCTACTGCGATTTCTTCTACTTGTATGTGACCAAAG tccTTAAAGGAAAGAAGTTAAGTCTTCCAATGCCCATTTGA